A genomic window from Solanum dulcamara chromosome 11, daSolDulc1.2, whole genome shotgun sequence includes:
- the LOC129874339 gene encoding ARF guanine-nucleotide exchange factor GNOM-like → MMGCLNQQSEVNSSFSEPKDCTLKPSKGALACIINSEIGAVLAVMRRNVRWGFRYAAADDNLEHPLIHSFKELRRSIFSWQHHWNRVDPLLYLQPFLDVIQSDETGAPITGVALSSVYKFLTLEIIDSSIMNVEKALHQIVETVTSCRFEVTDPASEEVVLMKIFQVLLACMKSKASANLSNHHVCNIVNTSFRLVHQASAKSELLQRIARHTMHELVRHIFSHLPNIVSKAHEFDQQSRLCADPEAGGKQHDNGCVSAESTGKSASAAVPSNASDKGDETTDEKTQKEVAINRENPMMDPYGVPCMVEIFHFLCSLLNLMESIEIGSRSNPIAYDEDVPLFALGLINSAIEVSGASSGNHPELLALIQKDLFHNLMRFGLSMSPLILSTVCSIVLNLYHHMRIKLKLQLETFFSGVLLRIAQSKHGASYQQQEVAIETLVDFCRQSMFMPEMYANFDCDISCSNVFEDLSNLLSKSSFPVNIPLSALNTLALDGLIAMMQGMANRISQDSFVSEQASIDLGEYRSFWTEICKDYSDPNHWVPFVRKMKLIKRKLLIGVDHFNRDPKKGMEFLQGVHLLPEKRDPKSVAYFFRYMTGLDKNLIGDFLGSHEDFYTEVLHEFAGTFDFRDMNLDIALRIFLETFRLPGESQKIQRVLEAFAERYYEQSQNILADKDAALLLSYSIIMLNTDQHNAQVKKKMTEEDFIRNNRRINGGNDLPREFLSKLYHSICEDEIRITPERGAGSPMMAPSHWIGLVHKSRQTSPYIVCDPGPYLDYDMFTMLSGPAIAAISVVFDNVEQEDVWKACINGFLAIAKIAAAYSFDDVLNDLVVSLCKFTTLLLPSYVDEFTVAFAEDGKARLVTLAVFTIANKYGDHIRSGWKNILDCILSLHKLGLLPTRLFSDAADDLESTADADPRRPTALSPSPSHFPSLAPSRKSSGLMGVFSQLLYLDEEPAPQPTEQQLAARQQTLQTIQSCHIDSFFAESKFLQAESLLQLVRALVLAAGKPRKRNNSLEDEETAVFCLELLIAITINNRDRIMLLWQVVYDHIESVVHFTTMPSTLVEKAVFGLLRICQRLLPYKENLTDELLKSLQLILKLDARVADAFLEQITREVMHIVKANAMQIRSHIGWRTIISLLSFAARHPEASETGFDTLAFIMADGAHLLPANYVLCLNVAAQFADSHVGNVDQSVRSLDLMAGSLISLIRWSHKAKEALGQAAAVKMTQDITEMWLRLIQGLRKFCKDRREEVRDHAILMLQRCLTGVDGIHIPEDLWLQCFDQVIFTLVDELLNLSQPSSVKDYRSTEGAIVLALKLMFKMFLESLHHLCQSASFCKLWLGVLTLTERCMKVKFKGKRSEKIPELISELLKNTLLVMKTSGILGPSNPVGGDSFWKSTWLHVHKIFPSLQSEIFPTNEVEQLEKQHVQAGCSPLTEGNVIVSSDNSTA, encoded by the exons ATGATGGGGTGCCTTAATCAGCAGAGTGAAGTCAATTCTTCATTTTCAGAACCCAAGGATTGTACTCTAAAGCCTTCCAAAGGTGCCTTAGCATGTATAATAAATTCAGAAATTGGTGCTGTTTTGGCCGTTATGAGGAGAAATGTAAGGTGGGGGTTCCGTTATGCTGCTGCTGATGATAATCTAGAGCATCCTCTCATCCATTCTTTCAAGGAATTACGGAGAAGTATCTTCTCATGGCAACATCACTGGAACAGAGTTGATCCACTCCTATATCTTCAGCCTTTCTTGGATGTGATTCAATCTGATGAAACTGGTGCACCAATAACCGGTGTTGCATTGTCTTCTGTATACAAATTCTTAACCCTTGAAATAATTGATTCATCTATCATGAATGTGGAGAAAGCTTTACATCAGATAGTTGAGACCGTGACAAGTTGCCGCTTTGAAGTGACTGATCCTGCCTCTGAGGAAGTGGTGCTGATGAAGATATTTCAGGTTCTTTTGGCTTGCATGAAAAGTAAGGCATCAGCAAATTTGAGTAATCATCACGTATGCAACATTGTAAACACTAGCTTTCGGCTTGTTCATCAAGCTAGTGCCAAAAGTGAACTGCTGCAGAGAATAGCAAGACACACAATGCATGAATTGGTGAGACATATTTTCTCTCACCTGCCTAACATTGTCAGCAAAGCGCATGAATTTGATCAGCAAAGCAGATTGTGTGCTGACCCAGAG GCAGGCGGAAAACAACATGACAATGGTTGTGTTAGTGCAGAATCCACTGGTAAGTCAGCATCGGCTGCAGTTCCTTCCAACGCATCAGACAAGGGGGATGAAACAACGGATGAGAAAACTCAAAAGGAGGTTGCTATTAATAGAGAAAACCCTATGATGGATCCATATGGGGTCCCCTGCATGGTGGAGATATTTCATTTCctgtgttcacttctgaatctTATGGAGTCCATTGAAATTGGTTCTAGATCCAACCCTATAGCATATGATGAAGATGTTCCCTTGTTTGCACTGGGGTTAATTAATTCAGCCATAGAAGTAAGTGGTGCTTCTTCTGGAAATCATCCTGAGTTATTGGCTCTGATACAGAAAGACTTGTTCCACAATCTGATGCGTTTTGGCTTGTCTATGAGTCCTTTAATTCTTTCAACGGTTTGTAGCATTGTTCTAAATTTGTATCATCATATGCGTATTAAGTTAAAGCTACAGCTTGAAACTTTCTTCTCTGGTGTGTTATTGAGGATTGCCCAAAGCAAGCATGGAGCTTCTTATCAACAGCAAGAGGTTGCCATAGAAACTCTTGTTGACTTCTGTAGGCAGTCCATGTTCATGCCTGAGATGTATGCAAATTTTGATTGTGACATATCTTGCAGCAATGTATTTGAAGACCTTTCAAACCTATTATCCAAAAGTTCCTTTCCGGTCAACATCCCACTATCAGCTTTAAATACGCTTGCCTTGGATGGTCTAATTGCCATGATGCAGGGTATGGCCAATAGAATAAGCCAGGATTCATTTGTTTCTGAACAAGCTTCAATAGATCTGGGTGAATATAGATCATTTTGGACAGAGATATGCAAGGACTACAGTGATCCTAATCATTGGGTTCCATTTGTTCGTAAGATGAAGCTTATAAAGAGGAAATTGTTGATTGGAGTTGATCACTTTAACCGAGATCCAAAAAAGGGTATGGAATTTCTCCAAGGAGTGCATTTGTTACCTGAGAAACGTGACCCAAAAAGTGTAGCATACTTTTTCAGGTATATGACTGGCTTAGATAAGAATCTTATCGGGGATTTCCTAGGAAGTCATGAAGACTTCTATACTGAAGTGCTTCATGAATTTGCTGGAACATTTGATTTTCGGGACATGAACTTAGACATAGCCTTGCGAATCTTTTTAGAAACCTTCAGATTGCCTGGAGAGTCGCAGAAAATACAGAGGGTGCTTGAGGCATTTGCTGAGAGATACTACGAGCAGTCGCAAAATATTCTGGCTGACAAAGATGCTGCACTATTATTGTCATATTCAATTATTATGCTCAACACAGATCAACACAATGCCCAGGTAAAAAAGAAGATGACTGAGGAAGATTTCATCCGCAACAACCGGAGGATTAACGGAGGAAATGACCTCCCTCGGGAATTTTTGTCCAAGCTTTACCACTCCATCTGTGAGGATGAGATCCGGATTACCCCAGAACGAGGTGCTGGTAGTCCAATGATGGCACCAAGCCATTGGATTGGTCTAGTTCATAAATCAAGGCAAACTTCCCCATATATTGTCTGTGATCCTGGTCCTTATCTGGATTATGATATGTTTACTATGTTGTCTGGTCCTGCAATTGCTGCCATCTCTGTGGTTTTTGATAATGTGGAGCAAGAGGATGTTTGGAAAGCATGTATCAATGGATTCCTTGCCATTGCCAAAATTGCAGCTGCCTATAGCTTCGATGATGTGTTAAATGATTTGGTAGTATCTCTTTGCAAGTTCACTACCCTTTTGCTTCCATCTTATGTTGATGAATTTACCGTTGCATTTGCGGAAGATGGTAAAGCTAGATTGGTCACATTAGCAGTCTTCACAATAGCAAACAAATATGGAGACCACATTCGCTCTGGTTGGAAGAATATCCTAGACTGCATTTTGAGTTTGCACAAATTGGGCCTTCTCCCCACACGTCTCTTTAGTGATGCTGCTGATGACTTAGAGTCTACTGCTGATGCGGACCCTAGGAGACCTACTGCACTTTCTCCATCACCATCTCATTTTCCTTCATTGGCTCCATCAAGGAAATCATCTGGCTTAATGGGCGTATTTAGCCAACTATTATATCTTGATGAAGAACCTGCACCACAGCCAACTGAACAACAGCTTGCTGCACGTCAGCAGACTCTTCAGACAATTCAGAGTTGTCACATTGATAGCTTCTTTGCTGAGAGTAAATTCTTGCAAGCTGAGTCCTTGTTACAGCTTGTTCGGGCCCTTGTGTTGGCTGCAGGCAAGCCTCGCAAACGAAATAACTCTTTGGAAGACGAAGAGACTGCAGTATTTTGTCTAGAGTTACTTATTgctatcacaataaataaccGGGACAGAATAATGCTTCTTTGGCAGGTTGTCTATGATCACATAGAAAGTGTTGTCCATTTTACAACTATGCCGTCTACTTTGGTAGAGAAAGCTGTGTTTGGTCTGCTTCGCATATGCCAAAGGTTGCTTCCATACAAGGAAAATCTCAcagatgagcttctcaagtctCTGCAACTTATCTTAAAGCTTGATGCTCGGGTTGCTGATGCATTTCTTGAACAGATAACCCGGGAGGTTATGCACATTGTCAAAGCAAATGCTATGCAGATACGATCTCATATAGGCTGGCGGACAATTATATCTCTGCTTTCTTTTGCTGCTCGGCATCCAGAAGCATCTGAAACAGGATTTGATACACTAGCGTTCATCATGGCTGATGGGGCCCACCTCTTGCCTGCTAATTATGTCCTCTGTTTGAATGTGGCGGCACAGTTTGCTGATTCCCATGTTGGGAATGTTGATCAATCTGTGAGATCTTTAGACCTGATGGCTGGATCACTTATCTCTCTTATTAGATGGTCTCACAAGGCAAAGGAAGCACTTGGGCAGGCGGCTGCTGTTAAAATGACCCAGGATATAACAGAAATGTGGCTCAGGCTGATACAGGGACTGCGGAAATTTTGTAAAGACCGGAGAGAAGAGGTAAGGGATCATGCCATCTTGATGCTGCAGAGGTGCTTGACTGGAGTTGATGGGATCCATATCCCAGAAGATTTGTGGTTGCAATGTTTTGATCAGGTGATATTTACATTAGTGGATGAATTACTCAATCTTTCCCAGCCGAGCTCTGTGAAGGATTATAGGAGCACTGAAGGAGCAATAGTTTTGGCACTGAAGCTCATGTTCAAAATGTTTTTAGAGTCTTTGCATCATCTCTGCCAGTCGGCATCCTTCTGCAAACTATGGTTAGGGGTATTGACTCTTACAGAGAGATGCATGAAGGTGAAATTTAAAGGGAAACGGAGTGAGAAGATACCTGAACTCATTTCCGAACTCCTAAAGAACACTCTACTTGTCATGAAAACAAGTGGAATTCTGGGGCCAAGTAATCCTGTAGGAGGGGATAGTTTCTGGAAGTCAACATGGTTGCATGTCCACAAAATATTCCCATCCCTTCAGTCAGAAATCTTTCCCACAAATGAAGTAGAGCAGTTGGAGAAACAGCATGTCCAAGCAGGTTGTAGTCCTCTGACAGAGGGAAATGTCATCGTCTCGTCTGATAATAGCACAGCTTGA